The DNA sequence GCCGCATGTGGTCAACTTCGCCTACAAAGTATAAATTTTTATGGAAAAGATTAGAAGTTTTTTGTTAAATAGATTCTGCTATTTTACAAATATTAATTAGGTCTTCGGTAACTTTTATCTCTTCGTAAGATGTAGGGTAAGGCTGAAGCCTTGCTTTCCCACATGAATATGTACACGGGGATAGCAACCCTGAAGGGTTGCCCTACGGAATTGAAATTCCTATATATCAAATTAAGCTACCATGAGTAGCAACTTCTTTGCTTGTTCCCAAATTCTTTCCCATGCCCTCATGAACCTAGGGAAGAATTTGGGAACAAGCAGTTACAGATTGAAATTCCTGAATATTGAATTAAGTTCTTCGTTTTGCTCGAATAGCATTTTGGTGTTACCATACATTTTAAAGACAAAACAGCCGAAGAATCTCAAGCATTGAGGTTCCGGACATGGACTTAATGCCTATCTCTGTAAATCATACTAAATCCTGGTTAGATCCGTTATTTTTATTGATAAGGAGAATTCCTATCGCAAGTCGTATAAAAATTGCACTCATAGACACATTACAAAAAACGGTTACCAAGGTCATTCAACAGACTGATTCGCTGCACAATTGTAAATATGCCGATATTAGAATTGGTATTAATGAGATGAAACATGCCAGCGCTGAGGATGGTAAGGCTAAATGTGCAGGAGAAGATGCCTCCATCTCTTTTGGAATCAGGGTGCTAGCTGGCGAAATGGCTGCATGGGGATATTACGGCCAGGAACTGGGAGAGGCTGAATCTACCCCGAAAAGTATTCATAAAAAACTCATGTTAGGAATGCATACGGCATATGCAAGGGCTATTACCAATGCAAAGAAAAAGGCCGAGTTTCAATCCCTTGCCCCCTCATTAAGGGAAGTAAATCTTGCTAAAATTGACATCTGCAATGATACCATTCATGCTACCTTCGATGAGGACCCCAGAAATGTACTCTTGAAAGATATCATTACTCTGTGCACAATAACATCTCAAGATATGCGCAGTATTAGCAAAGATGTGCATTATACGTATGCCCATGTACAAACAGGTATAAACAGGGAGCTCTTTTGTAGCACTGAAGGCGCCTGTATTGACCAATCATATGCACTTACACAGGGAGTGGTCTCTGTAGTAGCACAAAAGGCTGGAGGTATTCCGGAAATCTGTTATGATTATGTAGGAGACCTTCGTGGATGGGAAGTTCTAAAAGATAAAAATGTTTATCAGCAATCATTTGATGAATTTGCGTTATTGCGGACACAGGAGACCCTGGAGCTTATCGATGCAGAATTTTTATCCGCTACAGATGAACCGGTTATCGTGGTAACAAATCCACATTTTAATGCGCTCCTCGTCCATGAAATTGTAGGGCATCCAACCGAAGCTGACAGGGCACTGAAATTAGAAACGGCATACGCAGGACGGTCATGGTTATTCCGGGATTTTGATGATAATGAATTGGGAAAACAGATTGCATCGCCACTCTTAACTGCATATTCTGACCCATCTATACATGGATATGGACATTATAAATACGATATGGAAGGAACACCCGGTAAACGGGTAAATCTCATTGAGAACGGGATATTCAAAGGGTTTATGAACGGGCGTGAACAGGCTGCAATTCTTAACCAACCTCCAAATGGCTCAATGAGAGCAACAGAATCGTATTATGTCCCTCTCGTACGAATGACCAATACCGTTTTTGCAAACGGGAATACCCCTCCCTCAGAGATAATTGCTGAAGTCAGGGATGGGTATTATATCGTCAATCATCGGATTCCATCTATTAGCGAATCCCGGGAAAATTTTCGTATATCATCTCAAAGGGTATACAAAATAGAAAATGGACAGATTGCAACCTTGTACCGGCAAGGTGGTATCACGGCAGATTCAAAAGACTTTTTAATGAATATCGATGCTATTGGAAATGATTTTGAAGTCTTTCCCATCCCTCATTGTGGAAAGGGTCAGCCCATGCAAATAATGCGTGTTGGAAACGGCAGCCCAACATTGCGTTCCAAAGCAAGATTAACAGGACATCAGGAATTATGATAACAATAGAAGAACTGAGAACATGCATACGTAACGGGATGGATTTCGTGAAAAAACAAAAGGATGTTATTGATGCAGAGATCTTCGCATCATGGAACGAACATATCACCGTACGATTAAACTATACATCTGATATCCCCTGCAATGGAGTTCATGAGCCAAAATCAACTCAAATGAATGGTATTAGCTTATGGGTTGTTTTTCGTGCAGGGAAGGGAATAAAGGTAGGATTTGGCAGTGTTTCTAATACGATAAGTCAAAAAGGCATTAGAGAAGCATTCCAAAAGGCAAGGAAAAATAGAATATATGACCCCGATTTCAAATCTCTTCCCATACCAGCAGGGAAACCAACCTTAGAAAACTATCATGACCCGGCAGCAATGGAGATGAGTGATGAAACAATTGTAGATTTAGGCTGGAAAGGACTAAAAGGAGCGCTTGCAGAATTCAATAAAGGGCATTTTAACAAATCCATCATAGTTGGCGGCGATATCACCATCATAAAA is a window from the Candidatus Jettenia sp. genome containing:
- a CDS encoding TldD/PmbA family protein, with translation MDLMPISVNHTKSWLDPLFLLIRRIPIASRIKIALIDTLQKTVTKVIQQTDSLHNCKYADIRIGINEMKHASAEDGKAKCAGEDASISFGIRVLAGEMAAWGYYGQELGEAESTPKSIHKKLMLGMHTAYARAITNAKKKAEFQSLAPSLREVNLAKIDICNDTIHATFDEDPRNVLLKDIITLCTITSQDMRSISKDVHYTYAHVQTGINRELFCSTEGACIDQSYALTQGVVSVVAQKAGGIPEICYDYVGDLRGWEVLKDKNVYQQSFDEFALLRTQETLELIDAEFLSATDEPVIVVTNPHFNALLVHEIVGHPTEADRALKLETAYAGRSWLFRDFDDNELGKQIASPLLTAYSDPSIHGYGHYKYDMEGTPGKRVNLIENGIFKGFMNGREQAAILNQPPNGSMRATESYYVPLVRMTNTVFANGNTPPSEIIAEVRDGYYIVNHRIPSISESRENFRISSQRVYKIENGQIATLYRQGGITADSKDFLMNIDAIGNDFEVFPIPHCGKGQPMQIMRVGNGSPTLRSKARLTGHQEL